The Calditrichota bacterium genome includes the window TTCATCCGCTACAACCGCCGGGACACCCGTTGCATTGGTGGTGCTCTTGCTCAATTGCTGCGCCGGATCCCAGCTCTGAAATATGGAGTTGTAGGTGTAGTACCAGATGTCCTGGTTGGTGTACTTTGAACCAGGCTCAAACACCACGACCAGATCCCCTGCCGGGGTACGGGCCGAATTCCGTGCACCGCAATAACGGGTGGCGTTGTAATAATCCACCTCTCCAATAACGGAAAGATCGTCCTGCGCCAAAAGGCTTCCGGCCATCAGGACAAACACCACAGCCAGTAGAATTCGTTTCATACATACCTCCTCTTTTTTTTGTGATTGACTTGACGAGCTAATCTTGCGAAGGTTCGGAACCTTCGCAAGATTAAACCGCGTTAAATGTCGTAGTACCGGGCCACCTCCCACGGGTGTGGGATCCGACGCATCTCTTCGATGTCCTTGCGTTTGACCTCAATCCATTTCTGAATCAAATCCTTTGCAAAAACATTCCGGTACACCAAATACTCATTCTCTTTTTCCAGAGAATTGAGGGCCTCTTCCAGCGAAGCCGGAAAGGACTGAATCTTTGCCAGCTCCTGTTCAGACAGATCATAAAGATTTTTTTCAAGCGGCCCAAATCCTTCCTTGACCGGATCGATTTTATTCCTGATTCCGTCGATCCCGGCCATGATCATCGCGGCAAAGGCCAGATAGGGGTTACAGGTGGCATCGATCGTACGGAATTCGAATCGTCTTTCCTCGGGATCGGTTACGTAGGCCGGAATCCGAATGGCTGCCGAGCGATTGGCCTTGGCAAAAACGGCCTTCACCGGCGCTTCCAATCCCGGAACCAGCCGCCGGTAAGAATTGGTGGTGGGATTGGTAAAAGCCAGAAGCGAAGACGCATGTTTTAGAATTCCGCCCAGATAGTACAGCGCCGTTTCACTCAGCTCGTAGAGCCCTTTGGGATCCTGAAAAATATTCTTACCCTTCTTTAGAAGAAACTGATGGACGTGCATCCCATTGCCCGCCTGTCCGCTAATGATTTTGGGCAGAAACGTCACAATCATGCCGTGTTTTCTTCCAACCCGGTGGCTGATATTTTTGGCCAGTACGGCTGCATCCGCGGCCAATTCCACCGGCATAAACGTGAATTCAATTTCCGACTGCGAACTGGCCACCTCGTGATGATGGTATTTTACGGGGATGTCCAAAACCCGCAGCGCCGCCACAATTTCGTTCCTCAGATCAAAAAGATGGTCATTGGGCTCGGCACGAAAATAACCGCGATTGCCGGCCAGACGGTAAATTTCTTCCCCGCTCTCGGGACTGGCAATTTCCTGACTTCTGATCTTGAACGAAACCTCCCGCGGTGTGATTTTGCTGTAAAGCTCGTCGATAACATTGAATTCAAGCTCGATCCCGTATCGAACCTGGTCTGCAATTCCTTCCTGTTCCAGTACGGAAAGCGCTTTGTGAATCATGTGTCTCAAATCCTGGTTAAACGGCTTCCCCGTCTGTACATCGAAAACATTGCAGAAAAAAGAGAGGGTCTTTCTCTCCGGTTCGATGGGGTCTTCAAAGGCAAAGTTCAGATCCGGTTTGAGAATCATGTCCGAAGAATCTACGTTTGCAAACCCGAGATTCGACGCGTCAAAACCAATTCCGTTCAGGAGAACCTTTTCCGAAAAATAATTTGACGGAATGGTGACATTTCGCAGACGCCCGTCAATATCAATTAAATAAAATGAAATAAACTGAATGTTGTGCTCGTCTACATACTGCTCAATATCTTTATGACCATTAAATGATAACATGATGCCTCCCAATCCGCCTGAGGCGAATTTTACGTGCGTGTTCTGTGCTCCCCCCTCTGCATATTTTGCAGATGTCAGGGATTAACATTCTATTTTATTACGGCATGTAAATTAGCTTTTTTGTGATCCGCTGCCCTTTGAAACGAATTTGCAGATAGTAAATGCCGGAAGCCATTCCGTGTTCAGGCGCATTCTTTCCGATTTCCTGAAAGTTAAGGGTCAAATCGTGAACGCCCTGACTCATCGATGGTAAAGAGAACGAATAAATCGCTTGCCCCAACGGATTAAAAAGAACCGCCGAAACCGACCCTCTGTTCGGAAGATCGAATACAATTCGTGTCGATCCATTAAAGGGATTGGGGTAGTTTTGTTTCAGGCAAAAGGATGCAGAGGTTTTTTGTCCGCGGTTTTCGTTCGTCACGGCTGTAAACCTATCAAAATAGGCAACCGGCAGCTCCTGGAAATTTTCCGGGCCAATCGTGTACACCCGGTTTTGTGATTCAAATGTCACGGTTTGAGAAGACACAATGGCAAAGCGGTATTTTAGACGTTCTCCGATATGCTCCCGATCAAAAGGAACGGTACAGGTAAAGATTCCCAGTGAATCCGGGCCCGCACATGCGAAATTATTCTGGTAGGCCGTCAGCGGAGGAATACTTCCCCGAAGAACCAATTCCTGCCCGTTTTCCAAGACCCGATTCAACAATTTTACCCGAAAGGTTATTTGGATGTCTTTCCCTATTTTTACCGTTTGTGTGGCCGACCAATTTGACCAATGCTGATTTTGAAAGGCCCGCACACGAAAATAATAGGAACCGGCCTGAGAAAAATTCACCTCTTTGAAGGTGTCGGCAAGCGAATTGCTGAGCACCGTCCAAGGACCTGTTTGCGAAAAACGCATCTGAAGCTCATATTTTTCCGGTTTTACACGGACACTTTTTTGCCAGCGCAGGATGCAGGTGGTGGAATCCAAAAAAACGGTCGATTCCAGAAATGCAGGCGACGGCGAGATATCCAGAACGGCACCATTCACAATGGAATAGCCGCTGACATAAAAGGAACCGGCCAAATCGTACCAGCTGTTATTTTTACCCAGCCAGCCCATGTTCAAATGGTAGTACCCATTGTGATCAAAATAACCGTCGGCCACCACGGAATGTCCCAAACCGGAAGCGGTGGAAATCGCCAGTTGAGCCGGTTGTGCAATCCGCATATTTTCCTTCAGATGATCCCAGAAGTCCGGTGATGTGCTTTTCTCATAGTTTCCGCTGCTCCTGAAATAGAGTTTCAGAGCCG containing:
- the glnA gene encoding type I glutamate--ammonia ligase; the encoded protein is MLSFNGHKDIEQYVDEHNIQFISFYLIDIDGRLRNVTIPSNYFSEKVLLNGIGFDASNLGFANVDSSDMILKPDLNFAFEDPIEPERKTLSFFCNVFDVQTGKPFNQDLRHMIHKALSVLEQEGIADQVRYGIELEFNVIDELYSKITPREVSFKIRSQEIASPESGEEIYRLAGNRGYFRAEPNDHLFDLRNEIVAALRVLDIPVKYHHHEVASSQSEIEFTFMPVELAADAAVLAKNISHRVGRKHGMIVTFLPKIISGQAGNGMHVHQFLLKKGKNIFQDPKGLYELSETALYYLGGILKHASSLLAFTNPTTNSYRRLVPGLEAPVKAVFAKANRSAAIRIPAYVTDPEERRFEFRTIDATCNPYLAFAAMIMAGIDGIRNKIDPVKEGFGPLEKNLYDLSEQELAKIQSFPASLEEALNSLEKENEYLVYRNVFAKDLIQKWIEVKRKDIEEMRRIPHPWEVARYYDI
- a CDS encoding T9SS type A sorting domain-containing protein; the protein is MFASGNQTSARPVTRVEIFRASENWLQEIPEFWQFGKTGMAGYSINYKKQMIPILDESTGRILAYVVSLSPKGFLILSADNRLNPILGFSGESNYWPGEDSRNVLLQIVRSDISHRLDFIEKQESSADVINQNKRKWRELLGDQDRSQNRILGMSEIYGPYVTSKWGQGRVNGDDVFNLYTPNHWPAGCVATALAQILYYYRWPLTGTGKHLYNEDDAGTLSADFSRTRYDWKNMLPDYQTAGASLVQRRAAGWLTFQCAVSVDMDFEETGSTASTRNVASALKLYFRSSGNYEKSTSPDFWDHLKENMRIAQPAQLAISTASGLGHSVVADGYFDHNGYYHLNMGWLGKNNSWYDLAGSFYVSGYSIVNGAVLDISPSPAFLESTVFLDSTTCILRWQKSVRVKPEKYELQMRFSQTGPWTVLSNSLADTFKEVNFSQAGSYYFRVRAFQNQHWSNWSATQTVKIGKDIQITFRVKLLNRVLENGQELVLRGSIPPLTAYQNNFACAGPDSLGIFTCTVPFDREHIGERLKYRFAIVSSQTVTFESQNRVYTIGPENFQELPVAYFDRFTAVTNENRGQKTSASFCLKQNYPNPFNGSTRIVFDLPNRGSVSAVLFNPLGQAIYSFSLPSMSQGVHDLTLNFQEIGKNAPEHGMASGIYYLQIRFKGQRITKKLIYMP